The stretch of DNA CAATCCCACGTGTATAACAAAGCATACATGAATCTCCCTGAGGAACAAAGTAGGCTAAATACAGCTCAGACATAGCTCCTGTGAGGGCTAAggttttgttttaggtttagATCATGGTGGTTAGGACACCTACAAAACAAAGAtgcctctgagctgtaagccCCACTTGCCCAAAGATAcataacttcctggaatgctgggactGTTCGTGTAAGATAATAAACCATGTGTCATTTCTATTAACAAGGTTGGATGCCCCAACCACACAGAATGTGCTTGGTCACATGTAGATGGGAGGTACataggcaggaagtacatcaAGATGAATACTTGCTCCTGATTGGACCAAGGCAGGAAGTATGTAGCTGTAGCCTTGtggggttttgcttttctgggcaCCTGACTAACCTAATTCATGGCCATTCTCTAGGAGtcctgggtatggacctggccagtgtcCGTCTTCCTGGCCAGAATTTAATAAAGCTAGCTCTAAATTTGGCTCACAAGTTGTGGTAGCGTCTTAGTCTTGGCCAGTGGTGTTAGCACAACATTGAAACTCTTtgtaaactggacatggtggcgtACTTTTTAAAtcccaggcagaagcagggagatctctgtgagttcgaggccaacctggtctacataataagctagagctatgtagtgagaccctgtctcaaaaaagcaagcaagcaaacaaacaaaaacccacttctTTGTAAAGCCCGTAAAGATAGGTTCTACAGATTGACTCAGAAAAGCAAATTTATGCCAAGGGTCTGGGGGAGGATCCAGTGTGGGAAAAGTGTCTGACCACACAGGTAGAACAGAGGTCCCCAGATTAGAGAGCACCTCCAtgcccagccttctgggtggataACAGAGGGGAAGGAACCAATCTGGGAGTTTAACATTCCAGCTCCCCCTACTGCTCCTCTGTGAACACAAAGACCTCCGTGCCTCCTGCAGGAACTCTTCCCCTCTGTGAGCTGATTCACTCTGGGATTTTGTGGCAGAGATGGAGTGCGGCTAAGGAGATGGAGTGTGGCTAACCCATGAGGTAATGAGAGCAGTTGCTGAAGCCTTGATTGAGGAATTCATTGATTGCAACATGTTGACGCACCTCATGCACCTGACAGACAGAATTCTTCCGAAAGGAGACAACTTTATTATTTGACTAGCCTCGATGAGTTATTTCCCCGACATGGTACAAGCACGACAGATCAGGTCTATTTTGTAGTGTCATTAGGAACTCATTACTTCATACGTTATCTGATATATCTGATCGTGAGGCACAAAATGAGGCTCCTGTCTTGGGCTCCTAAGGGGAAACACTCATTTCACAGTTGAGCACCCAAGGGCGGAGGTGAGAACAAAAAAGTAGGACCCATCCCTGCTTCAAACCCAGGTGTGACTAGCAGGGGTCACAAGGTCACAGAAACCCTGTGCTGCATGAACAATGAGAATTttcagcaaagaaaatcagcttgACTAAAGCTAAGTAGATACCCGAAAAGGCAAAAAGATTTGAACTGTTTCCAGGGGTTAACAACAGCTAAGAGAGTAGAGAGAGCTCAGACCCAGTGACATTTAGAGATGCCTTGGGGCCTCACGGAGCAGAATCCTGAGGTCTGAGAAGCTGATGAACACGAAGGTActagcctcctgtctctgcatctgaGGTGAGGCAGGGCCAGGTTTGCCCTGGAAGTTTGAGAAAACTGCAAATGGGGGGGCCAAGAGACCATGGCCATCAGGAGTCCAAGGCCAGAGCCTCATGAGGGCGGTCAGAGCAAAGACTTCAGAAGTGAAAATTCAGGATCCCGGTACTAGTCAAACTCACTGAGGGTTCATTGGAATCCTGGCTTGAGGCCTTGCTAAGTACCAAGGTCAGGACAGCATCCTCAGCAAGGCTGGAGACTGACCTCAGCGTCCCTCGTGCCCCTAGAGTGGGAGTCGGAGATTTGAACCCATAGCGATGTGGGAAGTAACTTCCTGGAAAACACTGGGTATTTCTGAGTTGATACCTCCTGGTCTGGAGGGCAAACTCTGGCTACATTTGTTCCCATAATGAGCAACCAGGCctcccatggcttctgcttcttaAATAGGGTTGGCCAAGAGAGGGCTGTGAGCCACAGTAGTGAGAGGCGGGCTCCAGAGCTAGGTGTTCCTGgcttatctctgtgagtctggggagGGGGTACCCTCTCCTTCCTGAAGGGTAGGTGAGACTTCCCTATGCTAACCTCACAGGTGGACTGACACAGGGCTCCTGTTGCCTCTGGCTCCTGGTGCCTGGTGAGTTTCTTGACCTTCACCAAACCACATCCCTGGGACTGCGGGACCAGAGCCTGAATGGGCAGGTCCTGGCAAGCAGTGAGGTTACAGTTTGATTGCCTCGAAACTCCCCTAGACTGAGCCAAGGACTCTGACCCCACTGTGCCGTGGACCGGAGAGGAGCCATGGAGTCCTGGACAAGGTGCATTTTTCTTCTGCTACTGCAGCTGCTGCCAGGTGAGGAGTGTTCTTCCTGCAGTCATCCTCAGCCCCTTCCTCCATGATGACCTCCACCATCCTGCTTCCTCGGGATCCTCAGCCGCTCTCCCTAGACAACCAGGAGAGGGCCAAACCCCATGTGCCCACTGACCCtctgagggaggcaggaggaggaagaacacagaggaaagtAGGTGGCTGTTCCTGAGAGGGGCGATGTCCTGGAGCCATGTCTCATGGGGGTGATAACTTTGTGGATGGAATGCTGACCCTAGACCCCtcctcttgttttctctttcaaaaatttGATGAGAATTTCATGTGCATATCTGTTTTGATCATATCTGTCTTCTCCTCACCTCACTTCATTCCCCTGGGCCCTTCCCGGAAAGTAATTCTTCCAACTCCATTCAtcacctcttccttcctcccctcttctgctgCTGTAACTCACGGCGTTCAGATGCTGCTGTCTATGAGTCCACGGGCACGGGGCCATCCTCATGTCCACGGGCAACCCACCAGTGGCCACAGCCCCCAAAGAAAAATTGCTCTCCCTCACCTATCAGCCAATAACTGCTCAGCTAGAGATGGGCCTTGGGAGCCACTCCCCACGCAACACTCCAAGTGTTGTCTGCCTGGACAGGTCTTTTGTGTGTTACCACAGCTGCTGGGGTAGCAATATGAAGGCAACAGCCGTGCTAtgtccagaggacagctttcccCAACCTCTTCCCCGTCCTGCAGCTTGCATCCCTCTTGCCTTCTCTTCTGTCCCGTTCTGGAGCTTGGGAGGTGTTAATGTAGATACCGATGTACCACTGAGACCGAGTCGCTTATTCTCAGTGTTTTGGTTAGTTATGAGTGCCTGCATGAACCAGTCCACTGAGaaactttctcttgttttctaggAGGCCGTGGGGATGTGTTGCCTTCAGGTAATGACCAGCCCTGAGCGTCCCAGGGAAGAGACCAGGGTGGAAGGAGATGTTGGAGATGTTGGGTCCTGGGTGGGACTGGCTTTCTGAGAAGGTCCTTCTGCAGTGTGTGGCCATTCCCGAGATGCTGGGAAAATCGTGGGTGGCCAAGATGCACAGGAAGGACAGTGGCCGTGGCAGGTCAGCCTGTGGATAGCTGGAGAGGGCCACGTATGTGGGGGCTCCCTCATCCACCCAGGATGGGTGCTCACGGCTGCCCACTGCTTCCACAGGTAAGCGAAGGGTGCAGAGTGGCCGCCATTCTTGTCCCCTTCTTCATCTCTGGCAGAGGTCTCAACAGACTGGGCCTGTCTCTTTCTAGGTTTAAGGACCCTAGCTTTTACCAGGTGAAGGTTGGTGGACTGACACTCTCCCTTCTGGAGTCCCCCACAACCCTAGTGACTGTGAAGAGCATCTTTGTGCACCCCAGCTACCTCTGGGAAGACGCATCTAGTGGAGATATTGCCTTGGTGCAGCTGGGCACGCTTCTGAAACCCTCTCAATTCGCTCCCGTCTGCCTCCCGGAAGCCCAAGCTCCTCTCACCCCTGGGACTGTCTGTTGGGTAACGGGCTGGGGCTCTACCCAAGAAAGAGGTGAGAGAATCCTTCCACACCCAGTCCCTACAGCTGTCCATGGGAAGGCTTGGCCAGGAGGGGATGCACTGCCAAGCTGTGTGGTTTGACTTGACCATGGTGCCTACTCAGGGCAGATTTGGGGAACCCCTCCCAGTGTTCAGGGTTCTGCCTTCTGCAGAAATGGGTAAGCTGAGGCCCAGCAGCCATGAGATTATGGAAGCCGGCACAGCTCACAGGGGcggactgtccttgaactctgctctctgactctgtttcctggtttggGGACTTGGAGAGGgactagagaagaaagaaatggcagGAGGTTCAGGTTGTCTGCATGGTGGGAGGTTCCAGCAGGTCAGGGTGCTCTCAGGCCGGGACTCTCTCTTGTCCAGACCTGGCGAGTGTCCTCCAGGAGTTAGCTGTGCCTCTCTTGGACTCAGAGGAGTGCGAGAAGATGTACCACATCCCGGAGAGCAGTCAGTCAGGGAAGCGGTTCATCCAGTCAGACATGCTCTGTGCGGGCTACGCAGAGGGCCAGAAAGACTCCTGCCAGGTACCAGCAGCCCCACCTTGTAGTCCATATCCGTGCCCCACACCCTAGAGACGCTGAGGAGGACCAGGGCACGCACCCAGCCCCTGTGGCCTCGTCAGagggtgtttttaaatttttttttcttgactgggCTCTCCTTTTTTCTCAGGGTGACTCTGGGGGACCACTGGTCTGTGTCATCAACAGTTCTTGGATCCAGGTGGGAATCACCAGCTGGGGAGTTGGCTGTGCTAGACCGCTCAGGCCCGGCGTCTACACACGGGTGCCATTTTATGTAGACTGGATTCAGAAAACCTTGGCAGAGAACCGTTCTGAACATTCTGAAGCCTGTGGGGGCCACTCCGGAGCCTCTGGGCCACATCCACTACTGATGCTAGTGTTGCTGGCCGTAGCCTCGCCAGCGGCTCTGTGAACTATGAGCTCTAGAGTCCAGGATCCCCCTCCCCGTGGTGGGATGGGAGACTTGGAAGCTTAGCGAAGAAGCTCAGAAATGGTGGGTTCACAGGCGACAGCCTGGGAGGTGTTGGAGGCTGAAGGGATCTGAGTTTTAAGGACACAGTAATCTGGAACACAGGGACAAACCCTCAAATACAGACAGCCACTCACAtgtcaccacagcctggccttgaTTCAGCTCTACAGGTGCTAACTCCTTCAGTGACACACAGTGCCACAGCGGGAGTAGGAAAGCCCAGAGAGGGCCGTGAacttcccaaggtcacacagttagCCAGCTGGATAGACTCTCCATTAAACAAGTGTGGATCGGAACCTGTGCACCTGCCCCAAAGGGACCCCATGCTGGTATGCACCATTGCAccttgtttggttcccagtacccacatcgtGGGGCTCACATCTGCAGAAGGTCCTGCTTCTGGCCTGAGGACACACACACGGgaatacacaaacataaaataaatcattgttaAAAAggcatgtttattttatgtggatcggtgttttgtctgtatgtgcagTACCCATTcagatctcctctctctctctctctctctctctctctctctctctctctctctctctctctctctctcatctttggagacagggtttctctgtgtagccttggttgtcctggaaattgctctatagaccagactgggcttgaactcagagaaccactcccgagtgctggcttGCACCGCTACCTCCTGGCTCCGTTCAATCTCTTGAGACTAGAGTCGCAGACTCTgcttacagacagtcgtgagctgtcatgtggttgccaggaactgaacctgggttctttggaggggcagcctgtgttcttagccatggagccatctctccagcccccaaaataaggcaaatatttttaagaaatcgTTTGACAGAG from Microtus ochrogaster isolate Prairie Vole_2 chromosome 7, MicOch1.0, whole genome shotgun sequence encodes:
- the LOC101994947 gene encoding serine protease 30-like — encoded protein: MESWTRCIFLLLLQLLPGGRGDVLPSVCGHSRDAGKIVGGQDAQEGQWPWQVSLWIAGEGHVCGGSLIHPGWVLTAAHCFHRFKDPSFYQVKVGGLTLSLLESPTTLVTVKSIFVHPSYLWEDASSGDIALVQLGTLLKPSQFAPVCLPEAQAPLTPGTVCWVTGWGSTQERDLASVLQELAVPLLDSEECEKMYHIPESSQSGKRFIQSDMLCAGYAEGQKDSCQGDSGGPLVCVINSSWIQVGITSWGVGCARPLRPGVYTRVPFYVDWIQKTLAENRSEHSEACGGHSGASGPHPLLMLVLLAVASPAAL